ttcctgggagaaagccagggagttAACACAGGATTGATTAATTAGTAGAAAGGCTTAGATCGCTACATGACTGGCACAGGCTGCCGTCCACGAAAACGTCCACTGTGGTCAACACAAGAGGCTTTGCAGCTTTTACTGCAACGGAGTAGTGGTGCTACCCCTCTGCATGTTCCTTATCTGCAGCAGCAGATGGGGAtacaggttttttttgtttgtttttttaaggatagGTCATTCGTGTATATATAAAGACCACAGAACTGCCACACAattgcatattattattaataatataaaataagacTACAGAAGTGCTACACAATTGCATGAtgctataataataattattaatatataaaataagaCCACAGAATTGCTACACAATTGCATGTTCCTATTATCATtactagtatttttttaaattctctttcTTGGCTGGGACGGTTCGTAATCTCCTGCCGAGAGGAACAAGCGAAAGGTGCGCTGCGCCTTTAAAACTTGCCCGCCCTTCGCCCAACCCTGTCAATCAGCCTCCGCGAAGCCATTGCCGGGCAGAATTTGACGTCATTTCCTGTACGGAGGGAAGCTTGCCTCCCCTCGCTTTCCGTCGCGTCCGGTTTTGTGTGCTGCGGGCCCCGGATGTTGATGCTCTCCCAGTGCTGCTGCAGGAGTGTCAGCGTCAGGACTTAGGTAGGGGGTGGGCTCCGCTTTACCTggcgttgccaactctgggtgtgggaattcctggaaatgtgggcccggggactggggagggtgggatttggggaggggaggcccctGAGCGGGGTATGATACCCTAGAATTAAAGTAGCTTCAGGTCTCCGTAGTTGAGCTCAGTTAGaattctgtgagatctccaggccacacctgggggTTGGTAACTCTGGTTTTCCCGTCTTTGCATATTGCAATTGCGTCTTGTGCATGGCCtcttggcagctggggagagcccatTTTGGAGAGGAGAAAACAGGGACTCTTAGAGCGGTGcctttatagaatcacagaactggaagggtccatccaggccatctagtcccacaccctgctcagtgcaggatcagcctaaggcaacTAAGATaaggatccgtccagccgctgcttgaaggctgtaaggggaggggaggctccgtGCCCACCAAAGAACGCTCTGCCAATCCTAACAGTTGGTAGTCCCTGGGTCTAAGGATGTACActtggcctcagccatggtgTAATGATCTCCCAGAGCAGATCCAGGCCTTGTTGGAGCTAGTAGTTTCACAGgatctgtaagacggagctcttccaccaggcttttggttggggccagtgaaataaATCTGCCCCCCTGACTGTAgactggcttaaaaaaaacagagggCGATTGATACCAAGGCATCAGACATCTGAATTGTTTAATATGCTGATCGCCTTTCCTAATTCTTACCTGTCAATCTTGTTTTAACTGACTTTATTGCGTTATCTATATGTTTTAACTGgtgcacactgccctgagccggctcgctgggagggcagtatagatatTAAGTTAATATGATAATAGTTGGGGCACAGTCATTGAGCTGATTTAAACTTGTTTGGTTCCCTCTTAGGTCGAAGAgggaatagaaatattttaaaaagaaattagtaTCCAGCGGCTGTTCTGTTGGGACTTCAGGTAGACAAGAGGGTTAAGTGATGCTGATACAGCTTGCCTGTTTACCACTCTGGGCTGCAGAGATGGAGCTAGTAGCTGTGTGTTTACAAACATATCCCCGACGTGTGCAGAGCAGAGATAAGGGCGTTATCAGCTGTAGGTTGCAGATGGTAAAAAGCCATCTCAGCAGCTGACTTCTGTGTGTTGTGCATTCTGGGGATGAGTCTGCAGGCTGCCTTTCTACCCATCTGTTAATCTATTCTGCTTCTCCCAGGGCCACAATGTCCAAGCGCAAGGTGACCTTTGAGGATCAAGGCAATGAAGATGAAGAGGAAATGAGTTTGTCAAAGAAGAAGGTGAGATACGAGGTTCAGaagctttgtgtgtgtgaaagagggaAACACCTCTTTTGTTTCCTCCCTCACCCCGAATTTGGCCTGCAGGAGACAAAGTTGGCATGGAACAAGCCATGCTACCTGTGTTACACAAAAACTGGAAGACTGTTAATTTGAGAAGACTGAGAATGATGTGAAGACTCCCAGACACTGTCTTAAACAAGTTAAATGAttcttgttttaattgtgttgttTAAAACTGTTGCATTCCGCCCCAAGATGGCTGGGCCGAGAGGGGCGGTCCTATAAAACcaattattataaatatataaacgaAATAGCATTTCTGCACCTTGGTCTCCCGTGCAGCTAGTGGAACCTGCCGTCGGAGGGCCGGGCAGCCGCTTTAAGGGCAAGCACTCCTTGGACAGCGATGAGGAGGACGATGATGAGGAGGGTGACGATGAAGGGCGCGGCAGTAAATACGATATCCTTGCATCGGATGACGTGGAGGGTAAGGACAGGCTTGGCACTGAGGGCTAGAATTGCACGTTTCGGTCTCAGAATTCAGCATTCTGAGAtccttgtcttttttaaaaattctcatttAAGCCATCCTGTTTCTAACCCTTATCGCTGTAAAGGTAAGAGTGGGGGTTATGCTTGGGATGCTAGCAGTGTGGCTATGGTTGCTTGAGGGGGGAATTAGGGCAGTGTAAGGGTTGTTAGAATACTTAGGAAACCGCTGCGGGCAAAGCCTTTCCCCTGTCCTCGAAAAGTAGTCCACCGCACACTTTTTCTCTAAGGAGATGCCTGGACGTTGTGATCGTCACgaggtccttgctaagactaaaaaTCCTACCTCTACAGCCTCCTTACCTACCCTCCACCCAAAGGTTTTGGCATGAAGGCACTTTGGGAAGCAAACTCCCAGGACAGATGCAAGCGTCCACAAAGTTCCAAAGATGGTGGGAAAGATCTCACAGCTTCAAACATGGGGCCTCCCCATAAAAcccgggtgtgggggggggggactggctagCTAAATGCACACCTATGCTAATCAATAACAGTGGGACAAATGCTTGGAGAGGATCAAAGACCACTGTGCTATGCAGGTAGGACCTGCAGCAAGGCAGGTCAAGCGATCCAGGCAAGACGTGGCGAAAACATAAAATGTGGTTTTGACAGGAGTGACATTTCGGGGTGTAAGGATGAATCGTCATTCGTTCCTCCTAGTTCAGTGATTAAAAACGCTAAACTTACTGACCTGTTGAGTCACAGGAGAGggtaaaaaaaaaggtttctctCGTCCTTGCAGGCCAGGAATCTGCCACCATTGACTACGAGGATGGCGTCCGGATCACCCCGTTCAATCTGCAGGAGGAGATGGAAGAAGGCCATTTTGACTCAGAGGGCAACTACTTCTTGAAGAAGGAGGCCATGATTCGGGACAACTGGCTGGACAATATTGATTGGGTAAGACCTTCCGCCTAGTCCGTGATGGAGGGCTGTGGGACCCAAGGCTCTCTGTTGGGGTCCCGCCTTTTTTTTAGGTGTATGTAAACCAGGCTTCCACAGCTTTTTTTcatgttgagaatcccctgaaacattcttcaggctttgagaaacccccaaagtggagcaattgtgcagaatatggttgggaagcagagctgtggacacgcccacccggggcccctccccttctcactccctaggcccatcattggccattttggcaggggggtgggggcatcGACGTGACCATATACGGTCCTACCACCTGATACGTTTtgttaaaagcttttaaaatatataagaaattaacTACCACTCatcagggaaacccttccagggccctcaaaaaaaaaacccagggtttcaaaaaaccctggctgggaaagccTGACGTAAACAGTGGAAATATGAACTCACAAGAGGAATGACAATGGAAAAACAGATGTGACATATCCACTTAATCTTCATAGTTCTACAAATTAAATCTCTAGTTCCTTTCTTTCCTGTATTCTGAATACATAAACATTTtgacaatacaaaaaaaaaggtCCAGATCTGCATGCTGCAAGTCTTGAAAAGTATCCTGCTTTCTCCCTACCTGTAAtttgtctctcttcccccccccccaaaaaaaaaatcaggtcaaGATAAAGGAACAGCCTCCTGGCCGGAAGAAGGCGCCGCTCGATTCcgtggaggacgaggaggaagaggatgacgACAGCCTCGAGGTGGGACAGACCCCTTTGGACAAGAGGCAGCTGCTGGAAGGGATGGTGGATTTAGTGCAGCCCGGAGAGACGGTGGCCCGAGCCATCCAGAGGCTGGGAGACAAGGGCGGCAGCAAGAGCACCGGGCGCCAGCGGAAGCCTTGGAGCCGCCTGAAGGCGGAGGAGGCCGAACCAGCGGAGGAGGGCGACCCCGAGAAGCTGGGTTCCCCCGAGCGGAAAGAGCAGCTGGAGCGCTTGTCGGGGCTGGCCGACCAGATGGTGGCGCGAGGGGTCTATGAGATCTACCAGGAGACCCGGGAGAAGCTGGCCCTGAGGCTCCGGGCGTTGGATCATCCTCCCACGGCACCTTCTGCTCCCGAACCCGAACTGGACATGTTCGCCGAGGATATCGATGAAGCAAAGCTGGGGGAGAAGACGCCAGTGGGTGAGAGGACAGGGCAGGGTGACTGACGGCTTGCCtgtttatggggagggggaggaatgggggagCTGCAACACACGATCGGGGGGAACCTTGCTGAGCCCGTACCACCTCAGACTACTGGTGGGGGAGTCAAGTTGGCACCTAGAGAAGGAGAACTTTGGGGAGAAGGGTTCAAGCACGGCAGTTTCCccaacattctctctctctctttctctctctgtgcaaAAGAGTCTGTGGGAAGGCACTTGAACCTGTGGTTGCCACCacctgtcccccccaccccattgtctgAAGTGGTTTGGCCCAGCGATTGTGATTCTCTCGATGGAATGTTCCAGCTCTTTGCCATTGAGTTTTCCGTGCAGTCGGCAACCTGACATGATAATGTTCTTCAGCAGCGGGAGGCGAGGAGCGGCAGGCGGGCGGCGATGACGACGACGTCCTCTCTGAGGTGATGTGGGAGTATAAATGGGAGAACACAAACACCTCTGAACTCTACGGCCCCTTTAGCAGTTCCCAGATGCAGGTAAGAGCCGGAGGGGGAGGATGAACTGCTGCAAATTCTCTTTGCTCTTGGATTGTGTATTTCTTAGACGTTTTTCAGCCatgggcagaggctcatgggaaccgtagtccatggacatctggagagccacaaccaTAGAGAATTCTGGCCAATAATGAATGACTTTTGCTTGTATCGCAGATTCAGCCGGTGCCTCTTTCCAGAGGCCAGTCTCTGGTTGGAACATCCAGGCTACAGATGAGGCACATGTTGATGATTCCCATCATATCTTAATGGAACCTCCTTCCCTTGGAGATTTGCAAGAGTGCGTTTCAGGAGGCGCAGAATACTGGCCTGAATGTGTTCTTGATTACAGGAACACAGAATCCATTAGTATTAAatagttccacaaggcctgcaaaagggagctcctccaccaggcatttggttgaggtcgacccgtgCCGTCAATTCCCAAGGGccttcctcctgagccccctcccatggcacccaccataactccGCCCAACCCAATtggctatcagtaggagttaatttaatggctcccacatttttctactgttccatgttgcttgttgttttaccccattcattattgttaatctagattctaagttatctgtatggtttctgttctgttttatgtgaatcgccctgagccttcggggaaggcagtatataaatataataaataaataaatagtaagagCAGGATCCATCTTCCTGGTAAAAACCTGCTTTAGAGAAAAGTAAGCGAAGAGAAGGCCACAACAataacactttatttacagtcatttaggcCAGAAGATAAGGCCGAGTTGCTCGCCtctgaagaacagctggttttgaattattgtttggttttaatgttCGCTGGTTAGCTTCTTATGTACGCTAATGCCTTGTACTGGCTTTTGTTTTTTACATGTgttcgtttgtgtgtgtgtgtgtaattgtcGCTCTTGGTTTACAAACCAGTGGGTCCTAGCACTGGTTGTGTTAATCCCTGGctttgacactccccccccccaaaaaaaaaattatctcacttctcccttcccaccaccatgTCCGTTCAACATCCTTCTCttgtccctccctccaggacTGGGTGTCCCAAGGCTATTTCCCTGAGGGCGTTTACTGCCGGAAGGTGGAGAATTCCGAGGGCCAGTTCTACAATTCCAAACGCATCGATTTCGACCTCTACACGTGATGGGCACCTGAGTCCCGCCCCGAGGATCGTGAGGGGGTGTCACTCAGCAGCACAGCAGCCGGAAAGAACTCGCTgaacttttgggggtggggaaaggggtgtgtgcgtgtgtgtggcgGTATGTtccgggagggggaagaggcttgGTTTCTCATCTGTCTCCGGTTTTGTgagaaattaaacaacaacatGAAATTGTGCTTGGCTGGTCATTTACACCTGCCGTTCCTGTTTTGTGGGCTGTACTGAGCATAGAATTTGGGTGACTgatgtctgaagaagaagagttagtttttatacccggcttctccgtacctgaaggagtctcagagcaccttacaatcaccttcccttcctctccctgcagcaggcacctgtgaagtaggtggggctgagagagctctgagaatactGCTATGAAAACTGcactatcagtactgtgactagccaaagttccctcagctagctgcatgtgaaggaggagtgtggaatcaaacccagctcgccagaatacaggccaccagtcttaaccgCGATGCTAAACTGACGTTCCGTTGctacttcccttcttctccttcctactTCCAGCGTGACCTTTTGCATCATCTCCCACCTGAAGCGAGATTGAAAGtggaaccttctgcaggccaagcgaatgctctatcactgagccctGGTTCCCCCTCTCCTTGTCAAGTGAACTTAACGCACAGTTTTGGTACGATCTTTCAGAACAGGTTATAACAAACAGGAAGAGAGCCAAAGAGGACCACAAAGCAATGTGCAAAAGCCCCTTTTAAAACCATCGCAGTTTGGAAAGGAGCAGCAGCGCAGTGTGGAGGCAAGGGTAAGCCTCCTGCCGGACTGAGGAACAGAATTTGCACTTCCTCTAAAAGTAGAAACTGTGGCTTGGGAAACAGCAATGGAAGAAAGGAGCTTTGTCTCTCAAGTGATTAAAACCTcccaaaccttgttggtctttgatactggattcaaatctagcaaCAAAGGAGGAGCTGGTCAGTTGTGACTCCAGGGCTGGATCCAGCTGTAGATTAATAATTACGAAGATGAGGGACTGTTGTTGAATCTTGTCTTCCACCGGAGGCCTCCAGTAAGTTCCTCATGCTGTTCCCAGGGAGTTTCCGCCATTTCAGCCTGCAGCGGGTTAGGGGAGGTAAGAAAGTCCCGTTCCTTTATgggaggctttctcagccagcgtTTTGTGAgtccctggagtttcttgatggccctggaagaatttTCCCAAACGCTTGATaattaattataaatatatattttttaaaatggttaaacatttatcgggtaatgAGACCACAAATTATCATGTTGATCTTCCCTGCCCACtttgaaaacccttccagggctgtcacgaaacccaggttgggaaagcctgctgcACTGAAAACTGAAAATTCAGTGTAACACGTATTAGCACacaaataattgttttaaaaactagAAAGACGGTCCAGATCCACCTTTAACTTAAACCACTGAAGTAGCACTTGAGGCTTTTTACAGCTCAAAGGTAACAAAGGAGTTGATTCATCGTAGAGGGGGAACATCCATTGAAATCAGGGATTAAATCAGTGAGGTAAATCAGTATAGTTCATACATTTCAAGCCACTAGATGTATGTCGTAAGTCGCAggggaaaagcagcctataaattCAAGGATAATAATTtaatgtctctgaacatggaggttccatttagcttttGGGGCCGATCGCCCCTGATGGGCCTTTCCCTGATTTCTCCAGGGCATAACAAGGGAAGCGTTTCAAGCATTCACTTAAAATCATGAGCGATGCTGAACTTCTGCTTTTTGCCTGCACTCATGCAGATCGGGGCGGGAGGATGGGTAACACTCCTTCACCCCAAACAAAAGTATCACTAACTTTAGTCCACGGTGGTGTTTGCAGTCTGCCTGTCCGGCTAGGATAACTCAGCATCTTGGGGTATGTTTCGTCTGAGGATGCCAATGGCCAAATAAGGCACAagcaaggaagggaagaaagaacagaggtggaggaggaggaggaggccagcgACCGGAGTGTGGCAATCATAGGAAATGACTTGTAGAGGCGCCAAGTCCTGCAATCGCCACAGACATCCCTCGAGAGTGGAGCAACCGGACGGCGCCCACCAGCGAGATGAAGCAGGTTTTCAGAGCTGTCCTCCTGCTCTACGGTGCCTGCTGTAGGTAGAGCTGTTCTtgtccttggggaggggggtgcagacGGTTGAAGAGACATGCCAATGGctaggggttggggtggggggagaattacTCTGCTCCTCTGCTTTAAAACGGTAGTGGAGTTCCGTAGCAATCTTGCAATGGCTTAGAGAGGAGCAAATCGGACAAGTTTTGAACATGCCTGAGCAGGGGTGAGCTCAAAAAATGGGCGACCtgttgtggaggaggaggggaaactgACTCGGCCACGGGTGACCTGGATTGAGGCCCACAACAGGTGAGTAGGTGGCAGGAGTTTGGAGAGTCAGGAAAAGACAGGCATAAAAGACATTGCTGATGAAGCTTTGCAGAGGGACCCAACCCACGGAGGGGCAGTTTGAGTTTGTTTTGACCGCTGACTTTTTATGCTTTTTAACGGTGGCTGGTGGTTTAAGTGTTTTTCAGATACAAATAATGTATTTATCTCTTTTATCTTggcctggaattggggtcactgtggatgagcaggtagttgtgaatttcctgcatatcgtagggggttggactagatgacccttgagatcccttccaaccctatgattcttgGGTCCACTCCAGtgattaccagctctgggttatgAAACACCTGGAGGGTTGTGGGGAGGAGCcacagattccaccttccaaagtggctattttctccaggtgaactggtccCCGTCACCTAGAGATCTGTCATAATAGCAataagatctccagccactccctggaggttggcagcggCACCATTGGGATCTGTCAtattcctggagaaaaggagcccACCCTGTAGTGCAAAGAATTCAATGTAGACCCAGAAGGAGTGTACAGTTTTCCCCACCTTTAAACCCAAGTCTGACTTCATGGGGAAAGGAGTTTGTTTCCTAAACTGATATGAATCATGGCTGGTGTTCATGTGTGTCAAATTTAGGGAAGTGAAAGTTCACCTCAGAGGGATAAACCCTTTGCCCTCTCTGTGGGGTTTggttcatttctttaaaaataaatctatatTCACAGAACTGCATATGCAGATTTCCCTAAAAAACCAGGGCTTAAAACCAACttctgctgggggagggagaagccatgaAACGACTCAGCTTACTGttttgggggaaaggcagaggGGTGTAGCTGGccctccaaatccccaggtattttttccaacctagagctggcaactgaAGGATAAACCAACAAACAGTAGTAATACTAGCCATGTTTAACAATGTTGACTTGGGCCTCGTTCAGTTTATTATGTCTTTAATCAGTGACCTCTTCCATTGATGGTTGCCTCTGCTTTCAGGAAATGTTCCCCTTAATCCCATTTTCGGCAACAGCCCCCCTGCCCCAGTTGAGCCGGCAAACTCTTCTTCCAGGAGCCTGGGTACTGTGAATTTTCTCGGTCACGATATAATCCTGCTATTTATGCCTCTTCCTTAATCTCCACCCCCCCTTCCAGGTTTCCCTCTTGCTTCATCCTTCAGTATCGATACAGAAACACAGGTGATTTTTGGAGGTGATGCAGCTGCCCAGTTTGGCTATCGCGTAGCCCAGATAAGGTCCAAGAGCACACCCTGGTGAGACCCAGACAGCTATGGCAGTACTGGCGGTTTCTCTTTATTCTTGTTTATGCCTATTATGTATATGATGATTTGCAACGACCATCCCCATCTTTTTACTCACGCAGGTTAATCGTGAGTGCCCCTCTGACACGCAACCAGACGGAGACGCTTTTCCGATGTGCCTACGCCACAGGCCAGTGCCGGCCCTTGCAAGTCCCTGCGGCGCAAGGCGAAAACAGTACGCTTGATCATTGAACCCCAGAactcctggggaaggggggcatggTTCATTTCCGGCTTCTTGGGTTTGTTCAATAGTTCGCCTAAAGAACTGTGGGGATTGTAATTCTGTGACAGTGCTGAGAATCTTCAGTTAGAATTCTAGTCTGGTCTTCCTCACAGAATTCACAGTGCTCCTGGGAGGAAGGAACAGTTTGAGGTAAATACAACAACAAGAAGAGCTATCTCTgtatactacctgaaggagtccctgtGGGGTAGGAGGAGCtgagagaacagcttctaacagtactgtaatgagcccaaggtcatgcagctggctgcatgtggaggagtggggtgtcaaacccagttctccaaattagaatctaccattcttaaccacggcaccagcCTGGGCTTCGGTGTGTGTGTGCTCACGCACATACAGGAACTGCTGCCCCTCATGGCCCTAGCAATCATTCCCTGGCCGTGATGCCGCCATTTTGGTTAGACGCTTCAATAGCCAGGCTCCCCTACATCTTATATCATCATAATGGGATGGGGCCTTGAGCTGAaaagaaggaaacaaggaaaagaTGGAGGACTAAAGGCTAGAAAGAATGGATTCTGGGTAATTCAGCAGGAGTGATTGAGCATGACTTCATTTTGCGTGTTGGTGGCGAGGCAAGCAGATTCACCTGCAGATCTGCTCTTGCTTCTTGTTTAAATGGAGCAGCCATGGGTACAACCTAGTTTAATACAAGTTGTGCGTGCACAGTCCTACGAGGGAATTGTTCCGCTTCAGTCAGCACCATTTCAAAGCaggcaagaaaaaaagagagcttATAAAGACATGAGACGCTTGCAGGCTATTTGTGAGCAAGGGTATATATCCACAGACAGTAGTACTGCATACATGGCTATGTGCGCCGCATGTAGGTTTCTGACGTGGGAACAAGTTCTCTGATGAATCCGTCTGTCTCTCTTTCATGCACCTTCTGTCCTTTTCTGCACAAAGTCACCTCTGAAATATCTTTGGGTCTCACACTGGCGGTCGATGAGGCATCCGATTCTAAACTAATAGTA
The Paroedura picta isolate Pp20150507F chromosome 16, Ppicta_v3.0, whole genome shotgun sequence genome window above contains:
- the CD2BP2 gene encoding CD2 antigen cytoplasmic tail-binding protein 2 isoform X2, encoding MSKRKVTFEDQGNEDEEEMSLSKKKLVEPAVGGPGSRFKGKHSLDSDEEDDDEEGDDEGRGSKYDILASDDVEGQESATIDYEDGVRITPFNLQEEMEEGHFDSEGNYFLKKEAMIRDNWLDNIDWVKIKEQPPGRKKAPLDSVEDEEEEDDDSLEVGQTPLDKRQLLEGMVDLVQPGETVARAIQRLGDKGGSKSTGRQRKPWSRLKAEEAEPAEEGDPEKLGSPERKEQLERLSGLADQMVARGVYEIYQETREKLALRLRALDHPPTAPSAPEPELDMFAEDIDEAKLGEKTPVESVGRHLNLWLPPPVPPTPLSEVVWPSDCDSLDGMFQLFAIEFSVQSAT
- the CD2BP2 gene encoding CD2 antigen cytoplasmic tail-binding protein 2 isoform X1, with protein sequence MSKRKVTFEDQGNEDEEEMSLSKKKLVEPAVGGPGSRFKGKHSLDSDEEDDDEEGDDEGRGSKYDILASDDVEGQESATIDYEDGVRITPFNLQEEMEEGHFDSEGNYFLKKEAMIRDNWLDNIDWVKIKEQPPGRKKAPLDSVEDEEEEDDDSLEVGQTPLDKRQLLEGMVDLVQPGETVARAIQRLGDKGGSKSTGRQRKPWSRLKAEEAEPAEEGDPEKLGSPERKEQLERLSGLADQMVARGVYEIYQETREKLALRLRALDHPPTAPSAPEPELDMFAEDIDEAKLGEKTPVAAGGEERQAGGDDDDVLSEVMWEYKWENTNTSELYGPFSSSQMQDWVSQGYFPEGVYCRKVENSEGQFYNSKRIDFDLYT